The Priestia filamentosa genome includes the window TGAGTATACTTGCTCGTATGTTAGGAAGCACTATGCTTCCTCTATTTTCTACTAAACTTCACTTTCAGCCTCTTCTTTTGCTGTCACAAATTATGCAGTTTACTTTCTTACTAATTTTATTGTTTTTATTGACTGAAAAGGATTCACCAGCTCTAATTTTCCTAACCTTTTCAATCATTGGGGTTGTTTCATTCTTTAATGGCTGGTTCTCCCCCTTGAAAACAACGATGATTAGAGTTATTGTACCATCTGAAAGTAGAATAAAAGCTAATAGCTTATTATCTACAGTTGATCAAACATTTCAATTCATTGGCTGGTCATTTGGTGGATTTCTATTAGCCTTTTTAGGAAAAGAATCTACATTAGTGTTTACATTATCTTTAATCCTTATTTCGATGATCTCCCTCTTATGTATAGGAACCGTCTATAAAAGTCCTTATACCCTTAAACAGGAGTCATTCACTTCTAGTTTATTTAATGGATGGCAATATCTTTTTACCGATAAAAAGATAAGAGTGCTCATTATTATGGACTTAATAGAGTCTTGGGCAGGGGTGATATGGATAGGGGCTATATCCTTAGCATTTGTACAAGAAGCTTTGCATAAAGGAGAAACATGGTGGGGATATATTAATGGAGCGTACTATCTAGGAAGTATGATTGGTGGATTCCTTATATATCGCATGTCTATTAAGCTAAATAAGAACTTGATGCTTCTCATGCTATTAGGAGCTAGTTCATTTGGATTTCTCACCCTTTCGTACGGGGTTGTATCTAGCCCCACTCTCGCCCTTATCCTAGTTCTCTCTATGGATCCCTCCTATATTCTCAGAGATTTATGCCAAGAAACAATTTTTCAAAATGCTGCTGATGGGCATACTTTAACAAAAATAATGGCAGCACGATCAACACTCGTACAGTTCATTTTTCTCTTAGCTATTATAGGAACAGGTCTAATCTCTGAAATGTTTAGTATCCGTTTCGTGTATATAGTAGCAGGTATCTTGTTATTAGCATCTGTTATATACGGATTTTCTCACTTTTTGTTTCAATCGAACCGTACTAATGTAAAGAAAGAGTTAGATTGTTAGGGACGTTCTTTAATAAGGACTCTAATTAAACTATATACAAATGAAGCCAAAAACTTCTCCTGTTTAGAGAAGTTTTGGCCATATTAATTTCATAAAAAAACGCTACATTCAATTCTCTAATGCTCCTCTTTAGTTGCTGAATTTCCGATGAATCGATTTAATCCTCTCTTATATTCTTCCAGCTCACGACTACCTGTAACAGGCTCAATCTGTTCCAATGAGGAAAGAGAACTGCTAATGATAAATTTACGAGGAGAAGCGTTATCCTCCAATACTTCATCATAAATAAAGGTAATAATCTCCAAACACTCTTTTTGTTTCGTTTCATCCCCAACATTGTTCTTCACAAAACGTTTCAATGCTGATGTTACACGGATAAATTCAGTTGAAGAATGCTCATCCCTTCGCTCTTCAAATAAAGAAGTGATTACCTTTTCACTAAACAGGGGTTCCCTATTCCCAATTCCTGTTTCTATCATTTTTTTAGTATGTTCCATGCAATAACGAACAGCATGTTCAATTGTTAAAGAAGTGTTTAAGATTTTATTTGTTCTAAGAACATTGTTAAGCATCCCATCAAATAACACAGCTCCATCAAATAATTCGGAATGTTTTCCTTGGGGGAAGATTTGTTGAAATCGTTTATATATCCAATTTAAAGTTGAGATTTTCAGTTCTTCTATATAATGAAAAATCTTTTTTTCGTTCAAGACTAATGTTGTTTCAATAATCTTAGATATGTTATTTTCCGCTATAAAATCCATCATAAAAATCATTTGCTTCTCAAACATATGACAATCACTATCGGTATATTCATCCGCTAATTTTTCACGTTGTACAATCATTGTTTCTTGTAAAGTAGACAGCAATGATAATAAAAGTTCACTTTTAGATGAAAAATATTTATAAAATGTTCCTTTTGAAATATCACTTCGTTCTAGAATATCTTGGATGGAAGTATCAAGATATCCTTTTTCTATAAAAAGCTTGTGCGCTTCTTCTAAAATGTCTTGTTGTTTCTTGTTCATCTTATAACTCCTTTATTCATACTTGCTCTTCTATTTAATATATCTCATGTAGCTTTTACATTATAGAATTTTTCTTATCTCTTGATGAATGGATAAAAATAATTATATACTTGTAGTACAATAAATATACCAGTAGTACAAAAATGAACTAATGGTATAATTAAAATTAAAAATTTTTAGTTTTTATTATAAAGAGATTACAAAAAAGCATGTAGAAAAACAAGGAGCACTGCTAGAGGATGCTCTATGAAAGGAAGATTATGATGGAGAATTCAAATCAACGTTTACCTGAAAAAGAAGTATTAGGCTTACTTAGTGGCAAGAATGGTGAAGATCCATTTCCTTTATTCGCACAACTTCGAGAAATAGGACCTGTTATCTCTATTTCATCTCCACTGCCTGGCACAAATCAGCAAGCATGGTTGGTTACGCGTATGGAAGAAGCTATGCAGCTATTAAAAGATCACACTCACTTCACTGTAGATCAAAGTACAATCGAAGGCCAAGTAGATATTCGGAAAGGTAACAGTGATGCCTCTGCTCCACCTACCTTTTTAACCGGAAAATCAATGCTTTCCGTTGATAACCCTGATCATAAACGATTGCGTAGACTTGTATCAAAAGCTTTTACACCACGTTATATGGAAAGTTTGCGTCCCCGCGTTCAGAAAATTGCTGATGAGTTGCTTGATCAAGTTATAAATAAGGGTGAAATGGATATTGTGAAAGACTATGCTTATCCGTTACCAATTAACGTGATTTCTGACATGCTTGGCGTACCTCAATCAGATCAAGGAAAAATTCACAAATGGTCTTCAGCCATTGCGCATGGTTTAGGACTAGGAAGAAAAGAACCAGGAGTTGCAGAACAAATAAAAGCTTTTGGTGAATACATCGCAAAGCTTGTGGAAGACAAGCGTCACCATCCTAGCGATGATCTCATTAGCCAGCTGATTGCAATTGAAGAAGAGGGAGATAAACTTAGCATAGAAGAACTTCTTTCAATGATTTCTCTATTAATTTTTGCTGGACATGAAACAACTTCAAACCTAATCGCAAACGGGACGTTAATATTATTAGATCGTCCAGAGCAGCTTGAAAAACTTAAAGAGAATGCTGATTTAGTTCCCTCAGCTGTAGAGGAATTGCTTCGTTTTAACGGACCTGCCACAATAGCAGGACCTCGCTTTGCTACTGAAGATATTGAATTTGCTGGCCAGCAGATGTCTAAAGGAGACATGGTTATTCCGATATTAAAATCAGCAAACCGGGATGAACTCAAATTTGCAGATTCAGAAGACCTCGATATTACACGTGAAATTAAACAACATCTTGCTTTTGGACATGGCATTCATTCATGCTTAGGTGCACCATTAGCTCGTATAGAAGGAGACGTTGCATTTTCTACTCTTTTAAAACGTATGCCTAATCTACGACTCAGCGTTCCTCGAGGAAACGTTAACTGGGAGTTCACTTTAAGTTCACAAGGATTATCCTCCCTTCCTGTTGCTTTTTAATCAAAATGGCGCAAGAAAGATACTTTAGCTAGAGATTTATGAAAAAGCACCCTTGCTAACAAAGGGTGCTTTTTCTTTTTTTATTGAGCTTCTCCTACAACAGAGAAGCGTTGCTTTATATGTTTTGGATTTTCAATTTCATCAACAACTGCAATGGCATAGTCCTCATAGCTGATATAGCTTTCTCCTTTATTGTTTAGGATAAGCTGCTCTCCACCTGTTTTGTACTCACCAGTTCTCTTTCCTGCTGGATCAAAAAAAGCAGCTGGACTAAGGTGTGTCCATTTTACATCTTCAGTCTTTTTAAATTCCTCTAAGCTTTTCCCCATATTTGTAGCTGTTGGAAGATATGCTTCAGGAAAATCAGGAGTGTCAAATAAGCGCGTTTTTTCTTCCTTATCAACATAAAGACTGCCTGCTCCCCCAACCACAAGTACTCTTGTATCTGTTCCTTTTAGGGCTTCTATTAATACTCGGCCTGCTTCAATATGCTGCTGTTCTTCTCCATGTGGTGCGTTGAAAGCATTTACTACAACATTAAATTTTTGAAGATCTTCTTTCTTTAAGTCGAAAATATTTTTTTCTAGAACGTCTACTTCTTTATTTTCTATCTTTCCTGCATTTCTTACAATCGCTGTTACTTCATGATCTCGATCTACCGCTTCTTTCAAAATTAAGTTCCCTGCTTTACCGCTTGCTCCAATAATACCAATTCTCATCTTTATTCCTCCTAAAAAAATAAACTTGTAACTATTTAAATTACATGTAACAATAATAATTACAAGTGGGGTTTTTGTCAATAGAAAAGTCACTCCCTTCTATCCTTTCTTTCTTTTCGTGTATAATAATGCTTGTAACTTCTATCAAATGGCTAGAATATGTGCAAGGAAGGTGACTGACATGTCTATAAGCAGCCGATTCTCTGTCGGAATTCATATATTATCTCTTTTAGAACTAAACAAAGAAAACGTTAATTCCTCTGAATGGATTGCCAAAAGTGTCAATACAAACTCAGTTGTTATTCGTAAGATTATGGGGATGTTAAAAAATGCAGGATTAGTGAATGTTCGCCCTGGAGTTGCTGGAGCAGAGCTTGCCAAAGAGCTATCTGCTATTACGCTTCTTGATGTGTATAAGGCGGTAAACGTTGTGCAAGAAAATGAGCTATTTAGCATACATGGCAATCCAAATCCAGAATGCCCTGTTGGAAAAAATATTCAAGAAACAGTGATGCCGATCTTCACAGCTGCACAGTTAGCACTTGAAAAATCGCTCGAAAATGTAACCATTGAAGATGTTGTAAAGGATATTAAACAAAAGGCCGAAACAGAGAGCACAAATACAACATGCTAAATATAAAAAAGCCGGAAGATAGCTAAGCTATCTTCCGGCTTTTTTTAAAACCTTTTATCCTTTAACACTTTCTTTTTTCATCATCCCAAATACTTGCTTCCAAGACATCTTCTCACTATATTTCATAACGCCTCGTTTGTATAAACGATTCGCAACAATACTTATAAGAAGTGTTGTGACGATAATAATGACAATTCCTAAAGCAAGTTCCCATCCAGCTGCACTTCCCATTAAATAACGACTAAACATAAGGGTTGGTGTAAGAACAGGAATGTATGAACAAATTGTAATATAACTAGCCGTCGGATCTCCCATTGTCATCATTCCTAAAAAGAAGTTTGCAAATGAAATCATCATTAGGGGAGAAGTGAAGTTTCCAATGTCTTCTGAACGTGATGCAAGTGACCCTAATGCTGCATAAATCATTCCATTTAACATAAATCCAATTAAGAAGAACAAGATAAACAGAAGAGTAATCGAAACAGTAAAGCCGCTTACATCAATAAAATCTAAGGCTAAAGTATCTGCCCATCCCAGTGACTTAACAATTAGGAACGAACCTAGGATAACGAGAATATTCGCCAGACCTATAAGCATATTGGAGATAATTTTTCCGTACATCATTGTAATAGGTTTTACTTTTGTAATCATAATTTCCATTACGCGGCTGCTTTTTTCACCAACAATTCCATTCGCAATACCTATTCCATACAAAAGGATAAACATATACATTGTGAAAACAAATACCCAGACAACCCCTGTTGGTTTATCATCTGTATCTGAATCTAATACCGTGTCTTTAATAGTAATTGGCGTCTGCAGCTCTTTTAACACATCGCCAGAAATGCCTTGTTCAGTTGAAACCTTTGCACTGTACTGCTGTTGAAGAGTGCCTTGTAACACCGTTGTAACTGAAGCTGGTGGTGTGAATTCGTAGCGCTGTTCAAGAACGGGCTTTCCTGATTGTTCTTCAATAATATAAAGAGCTTCATAATCTCCATCTTTTACACCTTGCTCTGCTTTACTAACTTGATTACCTTCTAAAAATTTAAACTTGTAATCTTCTTTTAAGCTACCTAACATTGCATTATCTGATACTTGATAGTTTGTACCTTTATTTACGATGGCAATTGTGTCTTTCTCTCCATCACTTTTAAAATGTGTAAACCCAAAAAAACCAATTATCGCTATAAAAGGAATAATAATTCCAATCCAAAACCCTTTTTTCCCAAACTGCTCTTTTAAATGAAAGCCAAGTACTT containing:
- a CDS encoding cytochrome P450 family protein, whose protein sequence is MENSNQRLPEKEVLGLLSGKNGEDPFPLFAQLREIGPVISISSPLPGTNQQAWLVTRMEEAMQLLKDHTHFTVDQSTIEGQVDIRKGNSDASAPPTFLTGKSMLSVDNPDHKRLRRLVSKAFTPRYMESLRPRVQKIADELLDQVINKGEMDIVKDYAYPLPINVISDMLGVPQSDQGKIHKWSSAIAHGLGLGRKEPGVAEQIKAFGEYIAKLVEDKRHHPSDDLISQLIAIEEEGDKLSIEELLSMISLLIFAGHETTSNLIANGTLILLDRPEQLEKLKENADLVPSAVEELLRFNGPATIAGPRFATEDIEFAGQQMSKGDMVIPILKSANRDELKFADSEDLDITREIKQHLAFGHGIHSCLGAPLARIEGDVAFSTLLKRMPNLRLSVPRGNVNWEFTLSSQGLSSLPVAF
- a CDS encoding TetR/AcrR family transcriptional regulator; the protein is MNKKQQDILEEAHKLFIEKGYLDTSIQDILERSDISKGTFYKYFSSKSELLLSLLSTLQETMIVQREKLADEYTDSDCHMFEKQMIFMMDFIAENNISKIIETTLVLNEKKIFHYIEELKISTLNWIYKRFQQIFPQGKHSELFDGAVLFDGMLNNVLRTNKILNTSLTIEHAVRYCMEHTKKMIETGIGNREPLFSEKVITSLFEERRDEHSSTEFIRVTSALKRFVKNNVGDETKQKECLEIITFIYDEVLEDNASPRKFIISSSLSSLEQIEPVTGSRELEEYKRGLNRFIGNSATKEEH
- a CDS encoding Rrf2 family transcriptional regulator, translating into MSISSRFSVGIHILSLLELNKENVNSSEWIAKSVNTNSVVIRKIMGMLKNAGLVNVRPGVAGAELAKELSAITLLDVYKAVNVVQENELFSIHGNPNPECPVGKNIQETVMPIFTAAQLALEKSLENVTIEDVVKDIKQKAETESTNTTC
- a CDS encoding MFS transporter, encoding MNKSYYSVLISQVTTNLGFSLYTMTVILFLHHLTDSTFLTSLVTLVSILARMLGSTMLPLFSTKLHFQPLLLLSQIMQFTFLLILLFLLTEKDSPALIFLTFSIIGVVSFFNGWFSPLKTTMIRVIVPSESRIKANSLLSTVDQTFQFIGWSFGGFLLAFLGKESTLVFTLSLILISMISLLCIGTVYKSPYTLKQESFTSSLFNGWQYLFTDKKIRVLIIMDLIESWAGVIWIGAISLAFVQEALHKGETWWGYINGAYYLGSMIGGFLIYRMSIKLNKNLMLLMLLGASSFGFLTLSYGVVSSPTLALILVLSMDPSYILRDLCQETIFQNAADGHTLTKIMAARSTLVQFIFLLAIIGTGLISEMFSIRFVYIVAGILLLASVIYGFSHFLFQSNRTNVKKELDC
- a CDS encoding NAD(P)-dependent oxidoreductase, with the protein product MRIGIIGASGKAGNLILKEAVDRDHEVTAIVRNAGKIENKEVDVLEKNIFDLKKEDLQKFNVVVNAFNAPHGEEQQHIEAGRVLIEALKGTDTRVLVVGGAGSLYVDKEEKTRLFDTPDFPEAYLPTATNMGKSLEEFKKTEDVKWTHLSPAAFFDPAGKRTGEYKTGGEQLILNNKGESYISYEDYAIAVVDEIENPKHIKQRFSVVGEAQ
- a CDS encoding ABC transporter permease translates to MGNFGKVLGFHLKEQFGKKGFWIGIIIPFIAIIGFFGFTHFKSDGEKDTIAIVNKGTNYQVSDNAMLGSLKEDYKFKFLEGNQVSKAEQGVKDGDYEALYIIEEQSGKPVLEQRYEFTPPASVTTVLQGTLQQQYSAKVSTEQGISGDVLKELQTPITIKDTVLDSDTDDKPTGVVWVFVFTMYMFILLYGIGIANGIVGEKSSRVMEIMITKVKPITMMYGKIISNMLIGLANILVILGSFLIVKSLGWADTLALDFIDVSGFTVSITLLFILFFLIGFMLNGMIYAALGSLASRSEDIGNFTSPLMMISFANFFLGMMTMGDPTASYITICSYIPVLTPTLMFSRYLMGSAAGWELALGIVIIIVTTLLISIVANRLYKRGVMKYSEKMSWKQVFGMMKKESVKG